A single genomic interval of Deltaproteobacteria bacterium harbors:
- a CDS encoding protein kinase, giving the protein MTVKDGTLGENGRPASYDESGSVGAVYNQGMSLCQRCGTRLDPDARFCAGCGLARSGTPAPGDPMIGRQIIGQYVVRQKLGEGGMGAVYLADQPAVGRQAVIKVMHREYSHDPQVVSRFEVEARAASQLNHPHIVTIYNYGAMEDGTLFLAMEYCTGSTLEAAVRAAPMSSPRAARIGAQVCDALADAHRRGIVHRDLKPSNAMLLEVGRQRDYVKVLDFGIAKMEGVSMTRTGSMVGTPQYMSPEQLRGEEIDGRSDLYSLGIMLYEMVTGQLPFQATSLAGLMHKHLSEEPQPPTRVAPHRDVTPALEAVILRALAKVPGARFRDADEMGQALESCAQGLTPVLPLSTERTQAPAAERSTSPAALWVAVGGGAVVLAAGAFFLVTVLRSGAREGEGSSRGANAIAAVKPADPTTKALPGSSGAPVQLPPATPSATPPADAAPRVVAHAPDGGTRVVAQAADGGTRVVATLAPTKGPRRRRRPVAVPPAAAGAQPGSAPGSAARPETGAASPPSDLAGLSADQRRWAQKSVAQLEAQLKRLLATARIPPSTAQQTLTAYERSMAVVSAGEREVRAKQYLVQLITAYERPALQFKSYERRSVEKLRQIFLSMPTKQDLSAEQRAQIVDNVLKTYDQGNFPPEDRPFYKRVALLSIIQSYAVDPAAVLR; this is encoded by the coding sequence ATGACCGTGAAGGACGGGACGCTCGGCGAGAACGGGCGCCCGGCTTCGTACGATGAGAGCGGATCGGTGGGCGCCGTCTATAATCAGGGCATGAGCCTGTGTCAGCGCTGCGGGACGCGACTCGACCCCGACGCGCGCTTCTGCGCGGGGTGCGGGCTCGCGCGGAGCGGCACCCCTGCGCCCGGCGACCCGATGATCGGCCGGCAGATCATCGGTCAGTACGTGGTCCGCCAGAAGCTCGGTGAAGGAGGGATGGGGGCCGTCTACCTGGCCGACCAGCCGGCTGTCGGACGCCAGGCGGTGATCAAGGTCATGCACCGCGAGTACTCCCACGACCCGCAGGTCGTCTCGCGGTTCGAGGTGGAGGCGCGCGCCGCGAGCCAGCTCAACCACCCCCACATCGTCACGATCTACAACTACGGGGCGATGGAGGACGGGACCCTCTTTCTGGCCATGGAGTACTGCACGGGCTCGACCCTCGAGGCCGCCGTTCGCGCCGCCCCGATGAGCTCGCCCCGAGCCGCCCGCATCGGCGCCCAGGTCTGCGACGCGCTGGCTGACGCGCATCGTCGCGGGATCGTGCACCGAGATCTGAAGCCGTCGAACGCCATGCTCCTCGAGGTGGGCCGCCAGCGGGACTACGTGAAGGTGCTGGACTTCGGCATCGCCAAGATGGAGGGCGTGTCGATGACCCGGACCGGCAGCATGGTCGGCACGCCGCAGTACATGAGCCCGGAGCAGCTCCGAGGCGAGGAGATCGACGGACGCTCGGACCTCTACTCGCTCGGGATCATGCTCTACGAGATGGTGACGGGGCAGCTGCCGTTCCAGGCCACGAGCCTCGCCGGGCTGATGCACAAGCACCTGAGCGAGGAGCCCCAGCCACCCACGCGCGTGGCGCCCCACCGGGACGTGACCCCCGCGCTCGAGGCAGTGATCCTCCGGGCCCTGGCCAAGGTGCCGGGAGCGCGCTTTCGCGACGCCGACGAGATGGGGCAGGCGCTCGAGTCCTGCGCGCAGGGTCTCACCCCGGTCCTGCCGCTCTCGACGGAGCGCACGCAGGCACCGGCCGCCGAGCGGAGCACCTCGCCCGCCGCGCTCTGGGTCGCGGTGGGTGGCGGCGCGGTGGTGCTGGCCGCCGGGGCCTTCTTCCTCGTGACGGTCCTGCGGTCGGGAGCGCGAGAGGGCGAGGGGAGCTCCCGTGGCGCGAACGCCATCGCCGCCGTGAAACCCGCCGATCCGACCACCAAGGCCCTTCCGGGCAGCAGCGGCGCCCCCGTGCAGCTCCCCCCCGCCACCCCGTCCGCGACGCCGCCCGCAGACGCCGCGCCGCGTGTCGTCGCCCACGCGCCCGACGGAGGGACGCGCGTGGTCGCGCAGGCAGCCGACGGAGGAACCCGCGTCGTCGCGACGCTCGCCCCGACCAAGGGTCCTCGGCGTCGCCGCCGACCGGTGGCGGTCCCGCCCGCTGCGGCCGGCGCGCAGCCCGGGAGCGCTCCCGGCTCTGCCGCGCGGCCCGAGACGGGAGCGGCCTCTCCACCCTCGGACCTCGCGGGGCTCTCGGCCGATCAGCGGCGCTGGGCTCAGAAGAGCGTGGCGCAGCTCGAGGCGCAGCTGAAACGGCTGCTCGCCACGGCCAGGATCCCCCCGTCGACGGCGCAGCAGACGCTCACGGCCTATGAGCGCAGCATGGCCGTGGTCTCGGCGGGCGAGCGCGAGGTTCGCGCGAAACAGTATCTCGTGCAGCTCATCACGGCCTACGAGCGGCCCGCCCTGCAGTTCAAGTCCTACGAACGTCGTTCGGTGGAAAAGCTCCGCCAGATCTTCCTCAGCATGCCGACGAAGCAGGACCTCTCCGCCGAGCAGCGGGCCCAGATCGTGGATAACGTGCTCAAGACCTACGACCAGGGCAACTTCCCGCCCGAGGACCGCCCCTTCTACAAGCGGGTGGCGCTCCTCAGCATCATCCAGAGCTACGCGGTGGACCCGGCGGCGGTCTTGCGGTAA
- a CDS encoding class I SAM-dependent RNA methyltransferase: MTLDSSPHPLHELRLDSLAFGGDAVGRLNGKVVFVPFGVPGDRILVRLTEEHPSYSRGEIVQVLQEGPGRRLPPCPAFGTCGGCQWQQLAYDRQAVSKSDILARILSEAAVQELKPLTKAPVELGYRRRVRLHFRKTRQRLWLGYFRRHSKELVDVPDCALLQPVLQRALALCRDRLERVSEARGSLVLLAGALAETHLSLRLEEGHLADPSSFLADPIVGGLVQQGGRVTPFGRDAVNLAPLPEAPLWATAAAFAQANSEQDQLLRHRVARWAEAKDRRVLELFAGIGNLTRELAQHASEVVAVEASAPATELLRRNVLALPRPVQICEEEASAALERLLAARERFDVAVLDPPREGHAHAVDRLGKLGPERVIYVSCDPMTLARDLNILAKHGYVSRQAQGQDMMPQTFHIETVVRLDRK; this comes from the coding sequence GTGACCCTCGACTCCAGCCCCCACCCCCTACACGAGCTCCGGCTGGACTCGCTCGCCTTCGGCGGCGACGCGGTGGGCCGACTGAACGGAAAGGTTGTCTTCGTCCCCTTCGGGGTGCCGGGCGACCGGATCCTGGTCCGCCTCACCGAGGAGCATCCGTCGTACTCGCGCGGCGAGATCGTGCAGGTGCTGCAGGAGGGGCCCGGCCGCCGTCTCCCCCCCTGTCCGGCGTTCGGCACCTGCGGTGGCTGCCAGTGGCAACAGCTTGCCTACGACCGGCAGGCCGTCTCGAAGAGCGACATCCTGGCCAGGATCCTCTCCGAGGCGGCCGTCCAGGAGCTGAAGCCCCTCACGAAGGCCCCCGTGGAGCTCGGCTATCGTCGCCGCGTGCGGCTCCACTTCCGGAAGACGCGGCAGCGGCTCTGGCTCGGCTACTTCCGACGGCACTCCAAGGAGCTCGTGGACGTGCCGGATTGCGCGCTGCTACAGCCGGTGCTCCAGCGGGCGCTCGCCCTCTGTCGCGACCGACTCGAGCGCGTCTCCGAGGCCCGCGGCTCGCTCGTGCTGCTCGCGGGTGCGCTCGCGGAGACGCACCTCAGCCTGCGGCTCGAGGAGGGCCACCTCGCGGACCCGAGCTCCTTCCTGGCCGACCCCATCGTGGGCGGGCTGGTGCAGCAGGGAGGTCGGGTGACGCCCTTCGGCCGCGACGCGGTCAACCTGGCCCCCTTGCCGGAAGCGCCCCTCTGGGCCACGGCGGCGGCCTTCGCGCAGGCGAACTCGGAGCAGGACCAGCTGCTCCGCCATCGCGTGGCGCGGTGGGCCGAGGCGAAGGACCGACGCGTGCTGGAGCTCTTCGCGGGGATCGGGAATCTCACGCGCGAGCTGGCCCAGCACGCGTCGGAGGTGGTCGCCGTGGAGGCCTCCGCGCCGGCGACGGAGCTGCTCCGCCGGAACGTCCTCGCACTCCCCCGCCCGGTCCAAATCTGCGAGGAGGAGGCCTCGGCCGCCCTGGAGCGCCTGCTGGCCGCCCGCGAGCGTTTCGACGTCGCGGTGCTGGATCCCCCGCGAGAGGGGCACGCCCACGCCGTGGATCGGCTGGGCAAGCTGGGACCGGAGCGCGTGATCTACGTCTCGTGCGACCCGATGACCCTGGCCCGGGACCTGAACATCCTGGCAAAACACGGCTACGTCTCGCGGCAGGCCCAGGGCCAGGACATGATGCCGCAGACCTTCCACATCGAGACGGTGGTCCGGCTGGACCGGAAATGA
- the holA gene encoding DNA polymerase III subunit delta, producing MAELLDEIAAGKLAPVYFVCGEAYPRDQVVSALRNAVLGGKESAFNFDGLDAKAAGPVGILSAARTLPMFGTRRLVLVRDADELAAEALNQLLPYVKDPNPSTCLVFVAEKADLRLKFFSAVKEHGVLVRFEPLKDRQAPAWLQSEARRQKLKLEPGAAERIAEAVGTDMAQLASALERLSLYVGDGKPIAASDAEELLAQTRQRSIFELTNAVGRGQRREALLVLRQMLLAREPAVRVVAMLARHLRQLWQARELARARSTPQEIASRVGMHPFFVADLLAQAERFDGATLERTHRALYEADRTLKSSPLADALVLDQLVLALCPAETESRRSQVR from the coding sequence ATGGCTGAGCTCCTCGACGAGATCGCCGCCGGCAAGCTGGCTCCCGTGTACTTCGTGTGCGGTGAGGCCTACCCGCGCGACCAGGTCGTGTCGGCGCTGCGCAACGCCGTGCTGGGAGGGAAGGAGAGCGCCTTCAATTTCGACGGCCTGGACGCGAAGGCAGCGGGGCCGGTGGGGATTCTGTCCGCCGCTCGGACGCTGCCCATGTTCGGCACCCGTCGCCTGGTCCTGGTGCGCGACGCCGACGAGCTCGCGGCCGAGGCGCTGAATCAGCTCCTCCCCTACGTCAAGGATCCGAACCCGAGCACGTGCCTCGTCTTCGTGGCCGAGAAGGCCGACCTCCGGCTGAAGTTCTTCTCGGCCGTCAAGGAGCACGGAGTCCTCGTGCGCTTCGAGCCGCTGAAGGACCGCCAGGCGCCGGCCTGGCTACAGAGCGAGGCCCGGCGCCAGAAGCTGAAGCTCGAGCCCGGCGCCGCCGAGCGCATCGCCGAGGCGGTGGGGACGGACATGGCGCAGCTAGCCTCGGCGCTCGAGCGGCTGTCGCTCTACGTGGGGGACGGCAAGCCGATCGCCGCGTCGGACGCCGAGGAGCTGCTCGCGCAAACCCGCCAGCGCTCGATCTTCGAGCTGACGAACGCGGTGGGGCGCGGTCAGCGGCGGGAGGCGCTGCTCGTGCTGCGCCAGATGCTCCTCGCGCGAGAGCCCGCCGTGCGCGTGGTGGCGATGCTGGCCCGGCACCTTCGGCAGCTCTGGCAGGCGCGGGAGCTCGCCCGCGCGCGCTCCACGCCCCAGGAAATCGCGTCGCGGGTCGGGATGCACCCCTTCTTCGTCGCGGACCTCCTGGCCCAGGCGGAACGCTTCGACGGAGCCACGCTCGAGCGGACGCACCGCGCGCTTTACGAGGCCGACCGCACGCTCAAGTCGAGCCCGCTGGCCGACGCCCTGGTACTGGACCAGCTGGTGCTCGCGCTCTGTCCGGCCGAGACGGAGAGCCGCCGCTCCCAGGTGCGTTGA